CGGTCTGGGTTTCAAGGGAGAAATCAGAAGGGGTTACTTCTGGTTCTGTTTGGCTTGCTGATGCTTCTTCCTGGAGTTCATTAACGCTCTGGCGTACGCTTTCGCCTGCTTCGGTGTCAGGGTTGGCTTCTGTTCTTGCTGAGAGTTGTCCTGCTGTTCTTTCAAGGTTAGATTCCTCAATGGTGTTCTGCTGTTCGTGAAGTGCAGCCTCTTCAAGCAGAATTTGTTCTTGTGCTTCAGCGATTAATTTCCAGTCTGCATCGTTAAAGTCCTTGCTGTCCACTCCTATAGTAGCATCAGCTTCTTCAAAGTTTACGGGCTCCCACTGCTCAAACCACCCTTCCGGCAAGGCATTAGCCTGTCTTTCCTGCTCAATCCGGGCTTCCTGCTCGTTTAAAAAAGCAGGCGCCTCAAACACCGGGTCGTTCTCCGCTTCGTTAAGAAGGCGGGTGATTTCCCGCTGATACACAGGTGACAGAGGCTCACCATTCAGAGCAGCCTTAACAGCAGGCTCAGTGATCCGGTTGGTGACAGTCTTGGGCGTGTAGCGGTCGTCGGTCAGGGAGCGCCCCTGAAAGTCTGCAAACATTGGACGACCGGACAATTCATTATCAATGGCTTCACTCAGTTCATTAACGGTCATTTCCCGACCATCAATATTAAAGCCATCTTCATACAGCGCCGTTGCCATATCGTCCAGCGTCATACCGCCGTTCTTTCTCAGGTACTGGCTGGGCAATCCTTTCAGCTCTTTGCTTTTCAGTTTGAACTTCAGACTTTCAACAATGGTGTCTTCTACACTGCCCTGTACCAGACCCTTATGACGACGGATCGCCATCAATACGGTTTCATCGTCGTCCAGATTCTTACGACGACTGGCGACTGTATCCTGATGGGCTATATCAGCGACTTCGGTCAGGTACTCCCGATACTGGGGCGACTCAAGACGACTGTCCGGCAGACCGGCGACTTTCTGAAGCGGGTAGTCCTGCTGCAATGCCTGCTCTCTTTCCGGCAGGCTCTCAGCCTGTACGTCGGCAATTTCCTTATCAAACGCCTGTTGCTGTGCCAATGCCTGCTGTTCAGCAGCGAGTTGTTCAGCTTCAGCCCTTTGCTGAATATCGGTTTCAATGCCCCGGCTGAGTTCATCAGCCTTGGAGTATTCAACCGTGTTGTCAGGCTGGTAGTTTTCGGTGAATGGGGCCAAACCCAGACCATTCGCTGATTCGCTCTGGTAATTAACCCCATTCTCATAGGTGTAGGATTTAGCTTGCGGTGCTGTTTCTGACAGGTCGGGTTGTGAGGTTGCATTCGTCGCATAAGGTGGAAAGTATTCAACAACGCCCCTTGGCTTCTGTCTACGATCTTGCTCCAGTTGCCCGAACCAATTCTTGCTATCAAGATGCTGTACGCTTTCGGTTGTCTGGTTATAGCCTTGCTGTTGTCCCCAGTCATCAAAAGACAGACTCCCTGAAGGTGTCTCTGCCTTCTCTTCAATGACATTGAATTCTGTGTCAAGTTCTGCCGGGAATGATTGCTGCTTCAGAATGCTGCCTGCCGCCTCACTGGCAGCCTGTGCCTGCTGCAATGCATCGCCACCCTGTTCCCTAACTTCCTGTCGTGCCTGTTCTGCGGCTTCAGAAGGCGTTCTGGAAGACGACCGGAACTGATTAATCTTGGAACCGCCATAAGCTACACCGCCACCGACACCCGCGCCAACTACAGCGCCAGTCAGTCCATCTTCAATGGCTCCCTCAAAAATATCTCTTTCCATTCCTGCTGCATTTAAAGCATGGTTCACAGAAGCTGTCTGACCAACACCTTCGGAAAATTCCTGAAGACCTTCTGTTGCCGAACCTGCCAGTGTATTTCTAAACGCACTAAGACCGGTCCCTCCTCTGATGGTCTTCTCCATAATGGGACCCGCTACACCCATTGAAACAGCACCGACGGCTGCGGATTTGTTAAAAGCATCCCTTGCTATCTCGTTCGCCAACTCATCTCTGGCAAGACGGAATACTTCTGCTTCTGTCAAAGGCTCAGAAGTATCAGACAGCTGTCGAACCAGCGACTGGAATCTTGGGAGTGTGTGCAGTTCTTCAGGGCTGGCATTTAAAATATTCTGCCTGGCCTGCTCTGCACCGCCTCCCCCTATCATTGCGCCACCCGTTAAACCAAACCCGGTAGCACTGCTGGCCTTGTCGATACGACTTTCAAGTTTTTTTAATTTCCTGAGCTTTTCAGCGTCGCCAAGGGCTTTTGCTTTTCTTACCTTATTAGCCACGTCAAAAGCTTTCTTGCCTTTGGTAAAGGCAGAAATACCCTTGGCCGCAACGCCTCCCGGCACCATTGACGGGGCAAAGCTACCAAGGCCAGAAGCAAGGTTAAGGCCAAACCCTGACAATGAACTGCTGTCTTTCAGGCCATACCCTGTGACACTATCCTCATCAGCCTCAAAGCCAAACCCCTGCATGGCTTCACGACCGGAATCCGACATTTCCTCATACTGCTGGTCAGCCCTTTCACGTAAATAATCAGTGACAGCGTTTTCACCGTCACCACCCAGCAGCATTTCTACCCCGGACACCAGATCAGCGGTTCCGGAATAGGCTCCCTGTTGTGCCGCATCAACCAAGTCGGCTCCATAACCTTGCTGGTTACTTTTTTTCTCAGGCTCCCCCCACTCATCCGGAATATTAAATGCTGGTTTCTGCTCTTCTGTCTGACCCCAGTCGTCAGGAATTGTGAACTTGCTGTCGCTCATTATCTGGCCGTCCATGCGTTAATAGCGTCTTTACGGGTAGCTCCGGGGTTTGCCCTGAGGAATGAGGCAATATGTTGAGCTGTCATGCCTTCAGGTAGCTCATTTGGTGCGGGCTGTCTTACAGGTCTTGAAGGCTGACCAAGGATTGGCATCGGCACCAGACCGCCCCGCTCTTTGTCAATCAGGTAAACGTCCTCCCCTTCACGCTCGCCAAATTCGTTATAGCGGGCAACGTTCCGGTACTGATTGCTGCCTTTGTCCGATATCCCATTCAGCGCTGATTCAGCCCGAATCATATACTCCGCCATATCCGGGTCATTCATCACGTCACCAAAAATAGCATCACGATCCACGGTCATATAGGGGTCATCCGGACGACTGCTACGGTCACGGCTCAAGGCACTGACACTGACTTCATTACCCTCTTGGTCGTAGGTGGTGATTTCCGGCAACAGTCGTCCACCGGGTTGTTCATCCAGATCAGTCATAACTTTGGTATGACCTTCAGCAGCACCTTTCTGTAGCTCCTGCCGACGTGCGGGATTAGTGTTCCATGCGCCGATATATGCCCGCTTCAGGGCATTCATGGCGTTAACGTTTCCCTCTTTGTATGCCAGTGAATAGGCGGTGGAAATTCTCTTTATGTTGGCCTGATGATTTTTCCGCTTTCGGTCGTTTATCTGTCCTTGCAGGTTTTGTGTCTGCAATGCCCTGATGCCCTTGCTTGCATCAAAGTTCTGCTGCCAGCGACTATCCCCAATAGCATCACGCTTGTCACGGTAATCCAGCGTGTTCTGATAACGCTGATCCATAACGCCATCACGCTTGTTACGGTAGTCCAGACCTTCCTGATGACGTTCATCCGCTACTTTATCACGGCCACGCTGATACTCCCGGTCTTCCAGCCGCATATCAAACAACTGTTTCTGCATCTTGCGGTTATAGGCTTTCTCTTCCTGCCGGTCTTTATGTCCCTGAACCTGCATAAACATACCCAGACCACGGGCTGCGCCATCGGCAAAGGCATTAGGATTCATTCTGTGATCTCCCTTCCATCTTCTTCAGTCGTTTATCCAGATTGCGAATGGCACCCAGCCCAAGGCTCTGCATATCACCAATATCAATAGTCTTGCCGTCGGAAATGCTGGCGGGGGCGTCATCGGCCATGGGGCCAATATGCCCCTGTTCACGACGACCGCCGGACATGCCTTCCTTATAGTCGTACTCGTGGTTATCAATACGACGCACGTCGGCCATATCCTGCTCATCGCTGCGGGGCTTGATGTTCTTTTTCTTCTTCCGTTCGGAAAACATCGCCAAGCCTCCAATCGTGGCAATGGTTCCGGCGGTCTGGTAGTTCTGGGAAGTTTTCTGTCCTGCGGCATTATGGCTAGCCTGATTACGGCCTGACTCCATACCCGCTGCCTGATTCAGTCCACTCAGCCCCTGCGCCTGAACACCCCGGCCAATAGAAAGCATGTTGCTTTTAATATTGCCCTGAAGGGTTTCAGCGTTCTGTCGTGCAGTACTGGCTGCGCCCATGGTGGCGGTGTTGCGCCCCATCGCCCGTTTAAAGTCCAGTGCCTTTTGCTGGTCAGGGGTCAGGTTCATACCAAAGCCTGCAAGCCCTCTTGCGGTGCTGCCCTCGCCTGCGTCAAAGGCTTTACCGGCTGCCTGATAAGCGTCGCTGGCAGACTTTCCGACAAACTTGTCATCCATGGCCAGACCCACCAGTTCACGTTCCAGAGGCTGAAACACTTCCCGATAGTTCTTGTCGATCTTTTTAGCCTGTTCGGCCTGACGGTTTTGCAGGGTATGATCCGTTGCGGCTTCAACTTCCATACACATAATCAGCCTTCCTTGCTAAAGAGCAGTTAAAAGTTTTTGATAAAGGCGGGGTTGTCGTACAGGGGTTTCTTCTGTCCCTGCATGTTGACAGAAGGGGTCTGCGGTTTGGTCAGCCAGTAGCCCGCCCCAATCCCTGCCACGGTTCCGGCAGCTGAAGACCGGGCAGCGCTCTTACTGGCGTCGGCGTTAGCCTCGGCAATATTCTCGGCGTACTCATTTGCTGCCACATTACCAAAGGTCTGTGAGGCGGTTTGCGACTGCCCCCTGCCCAGTTGCGCCATACCCAGCTTGCCCACCACTTCCTGACTCTTGCTGAGCATATCGCCCTGGGAGACAGCGCCGCCGACAGCCATATCTTTACCAATGCCCTGCTCGACCAGCCCCTGCTTCAACAAAGGCGCTGACCCGGCACTGGCATTCACGGTGCCGGACTGCTGTCGTGCGGCTGCCGCTGCCACATTGCCGGTATGCTGACGGAATGCCGCAGTACCCAGCTCCTTGCTGTCGTCTACCATCTTGCGGGCAAGAGGGTCATACATCTGCTCGTAGTCCTGAAGCTGGCGCTCCGACAAGTCCACCATTGTCCGTTCCATGGGACCCGCTTCCGGTACGTCCGGTGAGTCACTGCTCATACACATGACGCTGCTCCTTCCAGTAGTCAAAGAATGATTCGTTGTCCCGGTACACCGCCTGACGCAGGGCAAGAGCGGCCTGTTGCCGCCAGTCAAAGCCACCCACCAGAAAGGCCAAATGAATGATCAGGTCAGTAATAACGGAACGTATGATGTAGCTCACCTGCAAGTCCCGACAGTTGCCCTTGGCTTCCAGCGCATTAGCATCGAGCCAGGTATAAAGACGGTCTTCCAGTACCGGGTGCAGGCTCTGGATATGGGTCTGGTAAAAGGGGTTTTTCGGAATTTCGACCAGCGCATACCGCATCATGCGGTTAATGGCGTCGTTGTCCACCGGCTTATCCCGGTCGATCAGGTCATCCCATATCTGGCTGATCGCCACAAACTGGTAGGCCAGATCAATAGCGTGAGGCTCATCCTGTAGCCAGTGCCTGAGCAGTGCGTGTTGATGTTCTGGGGTCATAATTATTCTTGAGTGGCTGTTTATTTGTACAGCACTGGATATATTACCAGCTTCCGGCAATATCCCGAAGGGTGACTGTCTGGCCTGAGTCGATCTGTTGCTTAAATTCGTTGGCTCTGGCATGAAGCCGGGAGAATCGCAGGGCGCGGGCTTTGCGGGTTTCAATCATCAGGGTTTGCAGCTCTTCCCGATTACAGGGCAGCAGGCCGTTATCTGCCAGCTTCCAGCTCACTGTGCCGTCGTCCTGTTTCAGGTCATCAAAGAACTCGATGGTTTCCCGCAGCCGGTGAAGGGATTCATCATTACACTGAATCAAAACCCCGGAAACCAAAACCGGCTCATTATCGAGCCGGTCACGGGTCTGGTTGATCAGGCTTTTATCAGCCTGCCTCTGGGAAAGAGGGTCGTGCTTACCTAACGACGGCATTTATCTCCTCCTCCATGTAAGGGAAATTTTCAAAGCGGAACAGGTAAGTGCCAGGCTCTACTGAATACCATTCGATAAACCCGTCATCAACAACTACCTCGCCCTCGGGATGGAAGACTTTTGTGCCTTTTGGGATGTTATCTACCCTGAGTACTTTGGCTATCGTTAGTTCAGTGGAAGAAACCGTTAAACCCATAACTGGGCGGAGGACTGGACTACCCTCAACAATATATTGACCGTCTTTAACATCGCCATAGTAAGCACGGAAACCTGTCCGGCCTGTCAACTGTAGATCAATATCTTCTTTCCGTGGCGCTGTAATTATCATTTCCAAGCGCCCCGAGTCAACCTCGTAAATAGCACCTTTCATACCACTCACCTCATCCTGTAGGCTAATGAAATTTTGTTTTTCGGGATAATCCCTAAATCATAAATATAATCCCCTGAACCATATTTCCGGTTTGCATCACCCCAAAACCTGACCAACACGCTTTTACCCATCAATTCTTTACCCACATAACGCATAGCCAATGGCACTACCAAATCGTCCGTATAGGTATATTTCTCCCTAAGTTCAGGGACAGATTCAACAAAATAAAAATCCTGATAAAAACGCCAAGCACCCGAAACCCACAAATAGACTGAACCTTTTGGGTAAGACACAAAAGGATAACCAGTAAAACGTGTTTCTTTACCATCTGTTTCTACTTTCCGTATCGCCTGACGTTGGAAAAAAGCAGAAAATTTTATATCTACCAAATCAGCAGGATAGGTGGGGACGTGGAATTGTATTTGTTTATATGACCCCCATACTGCATTCGGTGCTAAATGCTGACTGATAGAACCTTGTATAAAGACATATGTTGAAACAGCCCCGTCTGCAATATTGATCTGGGATAAGGCATCGACATTCCCAGCCGAAAACTCGCCGGAGAACTCACCTTCCGCTGCGTCCATGTCTCCCCGAAAAATAGCGCTACCGTCAAAAAAAGCCTCAGACATTAAGTAGCACTCCCTGTCTTGTCGATGAACTGAACGCCCAAAGAAACTTTCCCAAAACCCCCGTTAGGCCAAGGGGGGACATAATACATGTGACTACGATCCATAAAATCAGCGTAGCGAGCTATAACCTGTACTCTATGGTCACCCGCCGATAAAAAACGAGTCAACACAAGGGGGGAAAAGCAACCATTACCCATTGACCAATTAACGAAATCAGGCAATCGCACCCCATCCACCACTAAGTAAATGCAGCCTCCTACAGTAGAAGCAATAAACTCAACGTATGAATCCCGCCGTATGTTAAACCGATAATCAAGAAGCACAGAACCGTAAGTTTTTGAAACCGGAATGGCCTCTATGTATTGACTGTAACTAACCGCACCATGCTCGATATTAAATGTTTCAGCACGGAATTTATCACCAATAACTTTGAACTGCGCCTCGCCGGTTGCCGCAGCCAGCTTCCCCCGAAACATCACATTACTAAATTCGACGTAGCTCATTTGAATACTACATCCACCACAAACTCTCTGTTTGTGCAAGTAGGGTAAATATTAGGACCACTGTTAGAAACAAACATTTGGACACTTAGCGAGTTTAAGCCGACCGAACACGGTGCAACTATGTTGAACTGAAGTAGCGGGTTTGGGACATGTTTGTATTTTTGAGTAAACATAGCCACTCTGGAATCAAAAGAGTCTACAACAACCCCATTCATAACCGTCCTGAAGTGCATAATCTTTTTTATTTCAGATGCGTTCCAGCTACCGTGGTCAATATTCAAACGGAAAGTTGCGCGAGCTATCGCCGTAATCCTCGAAGTCGCAATACCCGACGGGATATTGAAAGCTATGGATGACAAAACCTGATAGCCATCTGTATGAACATTGATGGGGTTCGGGTGATACACATAAAAACTGCGAGCAACACTATTACCCGCAATCGTAACGTTCTTAACCGCATTGATAGCATCAGCCGTCAGGGTTCCCCTAAACGTACCAGTCAAAGAACTAACGTCACCACTGAACGTAGCATCATTAAACTCAGCCTGATAATCCTTCGTTACCTTAACCCCATCCGCCCGGGTATAACTCAGACGGATGGTTCCTGCTTTTTTATGATCCACCCCTGCTTTCCGGCAACGTAGTTATCACTCTTG
The Endozoicomonas gorgoniicola DNA segment above includes these coding regions:
- a CDS encoding DUF4376 domain-containing protein; the protein is MPSLGKHDPLSQRQADKSLINQTRDRLDNEPVLVSGVLIQCNDESLHRLRETIEFFDDLKQDDGTVSWKLADNGLLPCNREELQTLMIETRKARALRFSRLHARANEFKQQIDSGQTVTLRDIAGSW